In one window of Reinekea forsetii DNA:
- the nirB gene encoding nitrite reductase large subunit NirB, with translation MHSTQKKNLVIIGNGMVGHHFIAQWQKQAAAAGWQLHIIGAEQQSAYDRVHLSEYFQGKGHADLAYCQEDDYRALGYKTYLGVTCTEIDRAQRRVQLDNGMSLDYDKLVLATGSYPFVPPIPGYQNARSFVYRTLDDLDAIAQAAQGRSTGVVIGGGLLGLEAANALKSLGLKTHVIEFAPRLMPVQLDDPAGALLKTKIEQIGVSVHTQTGTQAIDVTDDDRLRLTFASGEPLLTDVLVFSAGIRPQDAVGGACGLQVGERGGIVINDHCQTSDADIYAIGEVALWQERIYGLVAPGYRMAETAAQSIAEVEVSAFLGADMSTKLKLLGVDVGSIGDAHGQLPGALSFRYSNEAKGVYKKIVTTADGKKLLGAMLVGDNSAYDTLLQYHLNDIDLPAEPDSLILPNLASNAAPALRLDALPDGATICSCLNVSKGDIIAALDGGCASTAEVKGATQASTGCGGCAAMLKEVVDKTLAARGVAIDTSICEHFSHTRQELYHLVQIHDHRSFDALIAQHGTGLGCEICKPTVSSILASLYNEPVLDPAHVKLQDTNDTFLANMQKDGTYSIVPRIAGGEITPAGLIKIGQLAQEFNLYTKITGGQRIDMFGAQLHELPLIWRQLVDAGFETGQAYGKSVRTVKSCVGSTWCRFGVQDAVNMAILIENRYKGLRAPHKLKFAVSGCTRECAEAQSKDVGIIATENGWNLYVGGNGGMKPRHADLFATDLNDVELIQTIDRFLMFYIRTADRLQRTARWLENLDGGLDYLTEVILNDSLGLGDDLQAQMHRIVATFECEWTSTLNDPEKLKRFRTFVNSDAHDSNIVFVEERAQKRPATDAEKISLIATS, from the coding sequence ATGCACAGTACACAAAAGAAGAACCTGGTCATCATTGGCAATGGCATGGTCGGTCATCATTTTATCGCGCAGTGGCAGAAGCAGGCGGCCGCCGCCGGTTGGCAACTGCATATCATTGGCGCCGAACAGCAATCGGCCTATGACCGAGTGCATCTGTCAGAATACTTCCAAGGTAAGGGTCACGCCGATCTGGCCTACTGCCAGGAAGACGATTACCGTGCCCTGGGCTACAAGACCTATTTGGGTGTAACCTGCACCGAGATCGATCGGGCCCAGCGGAGAGTGCAACTCGATAACGGGATGAGCCTAGACTACGATAAGTTGGTCTTGGCCACCGGCTCCTATCCCTTTGTGCCACCGATACCCGGCTACCAAAATGCGCGCAGCTTTGTCTACCGTACCCTGGACGATCTCGATGCGATTGCGCAGGCCGCGCAGGGTCGCTCCACTGGCGTGGTGATCGGTGGCGGTCTGCTCGGCCTGGAGGCGGCCAACGCCTTGAAATCCTTGGGCCTGAAAACCCATGTCATCGAGTTTGCCCCGCGTCTGATGCCGGTCCAGTTAGATGACCCGGCCGGTGCCCTGCTAAAAACAAAGATTGAACAAATCGGCGTGTCGGTTCATACCCAGACCGGTACCCAGGCGATCGACGTCACCGACGACGATCGCCTGCGGCTCACCTTTGCCAGCGGTGAGCCGTTACTGACCGATGTGCTGGTATTTTCTGCCGGTATCCGCCCGCAGGATGCAGTCGGCGGTGCCTGTGGTTTGCAGGTTGGTGAGCGCGGCGGCATCGTGATCAACGATCACTGCCAAACATCCGATGCCGACATCTACGCCATTGGTGAGGTCGCGCTCTGGCAAGAGCGCATCTACGGACTTGTGGCACCCGGTTATCGCATGGCCGAAACCGCTGCACAGTCGATCGCCGAGGTTGAGGTAAGCGCCTTTCTCGGCGCCGACATGAGCACCAAACTTAAGTTACTCGGGGTCGATGTTGGCTCCATTGGGGATGCCCACGGCCAGTTGCCGGGTGCCCTGTCCTTCCGTTACAGCAATGAGGCCAAGGGCGTTTACAAAAAGATCGTGACCACGGCCGATGGCAAGAAATTACTCGGTGCCATGTTAGTCGGTGATAACAGCGCGTACGACACCCTACTGCAATACCATCTCAATGATATTGACCTGCCCGCCGAACCCGATAGCCTAATCTTGCCCAACCTGGCCAGCAACGCGGCACCGGCGTTAAGGTTAGATGCCCTGCCAGACGGCGCGACCATCTGCTCGTGCCTCAATGTCAGTAAGGGCGATATCATCGCGGCCCTCGATGGCGGTTGTGCGTCGACGGCCGAGGTCAAGGGTGCGACCCAAGCCAGCACCGGTTGCGGCGGGTGCGCTGCCATGCTTAAGGAGGTTGTCGATAAGACCTTGGCCGCGCGCGGCGTGGCGATTGACACCTCAATCTGTGAACATTTTTCGCACACTCGCCAGGAGCTCTATCACCTGGTGCAGATCCACGACCATCGCTCGTTCGATGCTCTGATCGCACAACATGGCACCGGCCTCGGCTGTGAAATCTGCAAACCCACGGTGTCGTCGATTCTGGCCAGTCTCTACAACGAGCCGGTGCTCGATCCGGCCCATGTCAAGTTACAGGATACCAACGATACCTTTCTCGCCAATATGCAAAAGGACGGCACCTACTCGATTGTGCCGCGTATCGCCGGTGGCGAAATCACCCCCGCAGGCCTGATCAAGATCGGCCAGTTGGCGCAGGAATTCAACCTCTATACCAAGATCACCGGCGGCCAACGGATCGATATGTTCGGGGCCCAGTTGCATGAACTGCCGCTGATCTGGCGTCAGTTGGTCGACGCCGGCTTTGAAACCGGACAGGCCTATGGCAAGTCGGTCCGCACGGTAAAAAGTTGTGTCGGTAGCACCTGGTGTCGATTTGGTGTTCAGGATGCCGTCAATATGGCGATCCTGATCGAGAATCGTTACAAGGGTTTGCGCGCACCCCATAAGCTGAAGTTCGCGGTCTCTGGCTGCACCCGCGAATGTGCCGAAGCACAGAGTAAGGATGTTGGCATTATTGCCACCGAAAACGGCTGGAATCTCTATGTCGGCGGCAATGGTGGGATGAAGCCACGCCATGCCGATCTGTTCGCGACCGATCTCAATGACGTCGAACTGATACAAACCATCGACCGCTTTTTGATGTTCTATATTCGCACCGCCGATCGGTTACAACGCACCGCCCGCTGGTTGGAAAACCTCGACGGCGGACTGGACTATCTCACCGAGGTTATCCTCAACGACTCACTGGGTTTGGGCGATGATTTGCAAGCGCAGATGCATCGCATCGTGGCCACCTTTGAATGTGAATGGACCTCAACCCTGAACGACCCAGAGAAACTCAAACGCTTTCGGACCTTTGTAAACAGCGACGCGCATGACAGCAATATCGTCTTTGTCGAGGAGCGCGCTCAAAAACGGCCCGCAACCGACGCTGAAAAAATATCACTGATCGCCACGAGCTGA
- the nirD gene encoding nitrite reductase small subunit NirD: MTTIDNKEWLLACTKADLVAQSGVAILVKNQQVALFYLPENDTIYALSNYCPFSRANVIARGIIGDLKGQLVVASPIYKQHFCLLSGACLEDSQVALNVYDVKVQDDLIQIAL; the protein is encoded by the coding sequence ATGACCACGATAGACAATAAAGAATGGCTACTGGCCTGCACGAAGGCCGACTTGGTGGCCCAGTCCGGCGTTGCCATATTGGTTAAAAATCAGCAAGTTGCGTTATTTTATTTGCCGGAAAACGACACCATCTATGCCTTGAGTAACTACTGTCCGTTCAGCCGGGCCAATGTTATCGCACGCGGTATTATCGGCGATCTCAAGGGCCAGCTGGTCGTGGCCAGTCCGATCTATAAACAACATTTTTGCTTGCTCAGCGGGGCCTGTCTTGAAGACAGTCAGGTTGCCTTGAACGTCTATGACGTAAAGGTTCAAGACGACCTTATTCAGATTGCCCTCTAA
- a CDS encoding nitrate reductase, which produces MNQTGLKTTCAYCGVGCGVTVPTENDRRVNVSGDAQHPANRGRLCVKGTHLGDVLPLKDRLLVPSVHGEPVSWDLASQTIADKIRQAQAQYGANSVAFYLSGQLLTEDYYAANKLAKGFLGTANVDTNSRLCMASAVAAHVRAFGEDAPPSCYEDVEIADLVVVTGSNLAWAHPVLFQRLQAARAEQPSKKMVVIDPRKTATALEADLHLAIKPGADGQLFNALLVYLDKHQACAREYIAEHVSGYAQTLAAATLDVGTDSRIQAELCGLPEADLLAFFALFAQTPKTTTLWSMGINQSESGVDKSNAIINVHLATGRIGQPGASAFSITGQPNAMGGREVGGLANQLAIHRGFDADSIAQVGAFWQASHMAQKPGLKAVDLFDACLAGDIKVLWIMATNPVASLPDANKIRAALAQVETLIVSEVVQSTDTLDCADIRLPALAWGEKDGTVTNSERTISRQRPFLIAPGQARADWWALATVAKKLGFSDAFAWHHAHEIFREHARLSRLNRATALSFDLSAVADLSLAEYQDWLPQQWPLDGTTRTPRLFGDGQFPSHDGRAQMVPISPISVDQPDGGDYILNTGRLRDQWHTMARTGYAMALNQHSPQFELHIHPNDAEHNAIVNGDLVAVRSDLGSFYALARIDAAQQPSELFAAMHWNRQFASHGGVANVIASRVDPISGQPASKHARVQLAKQTSQANGFLFIGDGQPAPDWLNELLWFKTHTRQGTLYRFFSLQQSLADFIALRSQDGTPCTMSLTDSSQQSAQWIGQDAGGLQFWLSIHRAATPWPDSLFLDRAAEQPNPGLSLNALLTGQQDDAPIRGKIVCTCFSVSDSQITDFLQSHAQASLSTLQTALCCGTNCGSCLTEVKTLVKDKASAQTASADALC; this is translated from the coding sequence ATGAACCAGACTGGCCTAAAAACAACCTGCGCCTATTGTGGCGTCGGCTGCGGTGTCACGGTGCCGACCGAAAACGACCGTCGGGTCAACGTCAGTGGCGATGCACAGCACCCGGCCAATAGGGGGCGGTTGTGCGTTAAGGGTACCCATCTGGGGGATGTCTTACCGCTTAAGGATCGCTTGCTGGTACCCAGCGTGCACGGCGAACCGGTCAGTTGGGATCTGGCCAGCCAGACCATCGCCGATAAGATCCGCCAGGCCCAGGCCCAGTATGGTGCCAACTCGGTGGCCTTTTATCTCTCCGGCCAACTGCTCACCGAAGACTATTACGCCGCCAATAAGCTGGCCAAGGGTTTTTTAGGCACCGCCAATGTCGACACCAACTCGCGTCTCTGCATGGCGTCGGCGGTGGCCGCACACGTGCGCGCCTTCGGTGAGGATGCCCCGCCCAGTTGCTATGAGGATGTGGAAATCGCCGACCTGGTGGTGGTGACCGGATCCAACTTGGCGTGGGCCCATCCGGTTTTGTTTCAACGTTTGCAAGCCGCCCGCGCCGAGCAGCCGAGTAAAAAAATGGTGGTTATCGATCCCCGCAAGACCGCCACCGCCCTGGAAGCGGACCTGCACTTGGCGATCAAACCCGGCGCCGATGGCCAGTTGTTTAATGCCTTGTTGGTCTATCTGGATAAGCATCAGGCCTGCGCTAGGGAGTACATCGCCGAGCACGTCAGCGGTTATGCACAAACCCTGGCCGCGGCGACATTGGATGTGGGTACCGATAGCCGCATCCAGGCGGAATTGTGCGGCCTACCCGAAGCGGATCTGTTGGCATTCTTTGCCCTGTTCGCCCAAACCCCTAAAACCACTACCCTATGGTCGATGGGCATCAATCAGTCGGAGTCTGGGGTCGATAAAAGCAACGCCATTATTAATGTTCATCTGGCCACCGGCCGCATCGGTCAACCCGGTGCCAGCGCCTTCTCGATCACCGGTCAGCCCAACGCCATGGGCGGTCGGGAGGTTGGGGGCCTGGCCAACCAGTTGGCCATCCACCGCGGTTTCGATGCCGACAGCATTGCCCAGGTCGGCGCCTTTTGGCAGGCCAGCCATATGGCCCAAAAGCCCGGCCTCAAAGCCGTGGATCTGTTCGATGCCTGCCTGGCCGGTGACATCAAGGTGTTATGGATTATGGCCACCAACCCGGTGGCCAGCCTGCCCGACGCCAATAAGATTCGCGCCGCCTTGGCCCAGGTCGAGACGTTGATCGTCTCCGAAGTCGTGCAGTCGACCGATACGCTCGACTGTGCCGATATTCGCCTACCGGCCCTAGCCTGGGGTGAAAAGGACGGCACGGTGACCAACTCCGAGCGCACCATTTCCCGTCAACGGCCCTTCTTAATAGCCCCAGGCCAAGCCCGGGCCGACTGGTGGGCGCTCGCCACGGTGGCAAAAAAACTGGGTTTCAGCGACGCCTTTGCTTGGCACCATGCCCATGAAATCTTTCGTGAACACGCCCGACTCAGTCGCCTCAATCGCGCCACCGCGCTGAGCTTTGACCTGTCGGCCGTGGCCGACCTGAGCCTGGCCGAATACCAAGATTGGTTGCCCCAACAGTGGCCCCTTGATGGCACAACTCGAACACCCCGGCTGTTTGGCGATGGCCAATTCCCGAGCCACGACGGTCGCGCCCAAATGGTGCCGATCAGTCCGATCTCGGTCGACCAACCGGACGGCGGGGACTATATTTTAAACACCGGTCGCCTGCGCGATCAGTGGCATACCATGGCCCGCACCGGCTATGCCATGGCGTTAAACCAACACAGCCCGCAGTTTGAACTGCATATCCACCCGAACGATGCCGAGCACAATGCCATCGTCAATGGAGACCTGGTTGCGGTCCGCTCCGATCTGGGCAGCTTTTACGCCCTGGCCCGGATCGACGCCGCACAGCAGCCATCGGAGCTGTTCGCGGCCATGCATTGGAACCGCCAGTTCGCCAGCCACGGTGGCGTCGCCAATGTGATTGCCAGCCGAGTCGATCCTATTTCCGGCCAGCCGGCCAGCAAGCACGCCCGGGTACAGCTGGCCAAACAAACCAGCCAGGCCAACGGTTTTCTCTTTATCGGCGACGGTCAACCCGCACCGGATTGGCTCAACGAGCTGCTATGGTTTAAGACCCACACGCGCCAAGGTACCCTGTACCGGTTTTTTAGCCTGCAGCAATCTCTGGCCGACTTTATAGCATTGCGCAGTCAGGACGGCACACCCTGCACGATGAGCCTGACCGACAGCAGTCAACAATCGGCGCAATGGATTGGCCAGGACGCTGGCGGCTTGCAGTTTTGGCTCAGTATCCATCGCGCAGCCACGCCATGGCCCGACAGCCTATTTCTCGATCGAGCCGCCGAACAGCCAAACCCAGGGCTGAGCCTCAATGCCCTATTGACCGGACAGCAGGACGATGCCCCGATCCGTGGCAAGATCGTCTGTACCTGTTTCTCGGTATCGGACAGCCAAATCACCGACTTCTTGCAGAGCCATGCGCAAGCGAGTTTGAGCACACTGCAAACGGCCCTCTGTTGCGGTACCAATTGCGGCAGCTGCCTGACCGAGGTCAAGACGCTGGTGAAGGACAAGGCGAGCGCCCAAACGGCATCGGCAGACGCGCTCTGCTAA
- a CDS encoding YqcC family protein, giving the protein MSKSISVILDEIQALMMRDGRWQSMAPSAEAMMSTDPFCINSMDFLEWLQWIYLARLRALIDAGRPMPMGAQVAPYAEEALKAEGAKVTTLIALVRDLDRALA; this is encoded by the coding sequence ATGTCCAAATCGATTAGTGTAATATTAGATGAGATACAGGCGCTTATGATGCGCGACGGCCGGTGGCAGAGTATGGCCCCCTCAGCCGAGGCGATGATGAGTACCGACCCATTCTGTATCAACAGCATGGACTTTTTAGAATGGTTACAATGGATTTATCTCGCCCGCTTGCGCGCGCTTATCGATGCCGGCCGGCCCATGCCGATGGGTGCGCAGGTGGCACCCTATGCGGAGGAGGCACTAAAGGCTGAGGGTGCTAAGGTCACCACGCTGATTGCGTTGGTGCGCGATCTGGATCGGGCGCTGGCCTAA
- a CDS encoding MarC family protein, with translation MFNLYISIAIKFLFLFAPFFVVSMFLVLTHGESQAAKRHIAIRATLVAGGIGTVLFFVGTPLFELIGITLDSFRIGSGALLFLTAVSLVNHGTRSHAKGLPNEERDDVSVVPLAIPIIVGPATIGTILVLGAELPSMTESLVGLLGMVTALFAVAGMLFISGSIEKLLGRTGLNILSKLSGLILAAMAAEIIFTGIDNFLN, from the coding sequence ATGTTTAATCTTTATATCTCCATTGCGATTAAGTTCCTGTTTCTCTTTGCTCCCTTTTTTGTGGTGTCGATGTTTTTGGTCTTGACCCATGGCGAAAGTCAGGCCGCCAAACGCCATATCGCGATCCGTGCGACCCTGGTCGCTGGCGGTATCGGAACGGTACTGTTCTTCGTCGGCACGCCCCTATTCGAGCTTATTGGCATCACGCTGGACTCCTTCCGGATCGGATCGGGCGCCTTGCTGTTCTTAACCGCGGTCAGTTTGGTGAATCACGGCACCCGATCACATGCCAAGGGTTTGCCGAACGAGGAACGCGATGATGTGTCCGTTGTGCCCTTGGCCATTCCGATCATCGTCGGTCCCGCGACCATCGGTACCATTTTGGTGTTGGGTGCCGAGTTACCATCCATGACGGAAAGCCTGGTCGGTCTACTGGGCATGGTAACGGCCTTGTTCGCAGTGGCTGGCATGTTGTTCATCTCCGGTAGCATCGAAAAACTGCTCGGTCGCACCGGGCTGAATATACTCTCCAAGCTGAGCGGTCTTATTCTCGCGGCCATGGCGGCGGAAATTATCTTTACCGGTATCGACAATTTTTTAAATTAG
- a CDS encoding sterol desaturase family protein gives MLVEQAMLFRLSAFVLILFLMLSWESWRPAQSGYGRGQARWRNNLALAPINIGAAALLGPLTAVNAASWAQAENWGLLPRLIDNPYVLIGLAIVLLDLAIYAQHRLAHRLPWFWRSHRVHHADPGFDVTTAVRFHPLEILVSILIKTVVIVLLGAPVVAVILFEILLNGMAMFNHANVNLSARAEKTVRSLWVTPAMHRIHHSLRAREHHSNFGFSLSVWDRLFKTYTASAHATPIQIGLRAYPSLAQTSRLWSMLGLPFQSKSRAQRSGPSS, from the coding sequence ATGTTGGTCGAACAAGCAATGCTCTTTCGCCTCTCAGCCTTTGTGCTAATCCTCTTTTTGATGCTCAGCTGGGAAAGCTGGCGTCCGGCGCAGAGCGGCTATGGCCGCGGCCAGGCTCGCTGGCGCAATAATCTGGCGCTGGCCCCGATCAACATTGGCGCAGCCGCCCTGCTGGGTCCCTTGACGGCCGTCAACGCGGCGAGCTGGGCCCAAGCCGAGAACTGGGGCCTGCTGCCTCGACTGATCGACAATCCATACGTGCTGATAGGGCTGGCCATTGTGTTATTGGATCTGGCGATCTATGCGCAACATCGCTTGGCCCATCGCTTACCCTGGTTTTGGCGCTCACATCGGGTCCACCATGCCGATCCGGGCTTCGATGTGACCACCGCGGTCCGCTTTCACCCGCTGGAAATCCTAGTCTCAATCCTGATCAAGACCGTGGTTATTGTCCTGCTCGGGGCACCGGTGGTGGCGGTTATCCTGTTCGAAATATTGCTCAATGGCATGGCCATGTTTAACCATGCCAATGTCAATCTCTCGGCTCGGGCGGAAAAGACCGTGCGCAGCCTCTGGGTGACCCCGGCCATGCACCGCATTCATCATTCCCTGCGCGCCCGGGAACATCACTCTAATTTCGGTTTTAGTCTGTCCGTCTGGGATCGCCTGTTTAAGACCTATACAGCGAGTGCGCACGCAACACCGATCCAAATCGGTCTACGCGCTTATCCGAGCCTGGCACAGACTAGTCGCCTCTGGTCGATGCTCGGTTTACCCTTCCAATCAAAGTCCAGAGCGCAGCGCTCGGGGCCGTCCTCGTAA
- a CDS encoding DUF3549 family protein — protein MNVPSLSGFLALSDAKYRLFDLGTQLRPLPDDSLASLDQGLPYPYPYLGYGWLVIFSWHPQVSEQNSLWFLKLPLDEQGIVSAAAHGELVNRLYRSLQTDDAQERQRLLTDHLFHFKPDTDKMAALHATATALLGLPASQYLPTAEEFLLSNKGSIDWQSIGLQGIADFVVRASEADLGQLAGRLTPLAEAPFIALTGQLEHRNLSTSLVSALIAKAQLDPNQIAIENACLRACSQSTDAQLCQALIDRRLSAPDVSLEFLLIVLSRYSTLLQDTDRALLIMDQLAQLADADGFHRLVTHLVMQPGLAQLMRTLLGHPRLTPALANAIALLLQTQRSRHVQH, from the coding sequence ATGAACGTACCCAGCCTGTCCGGCTTCTTAGCCCTGAGCGACGCAAAGTATCGCTTGTTTGACCTCGGCACCCAACTGCGACCCTTGCCCGACGACAGCCTCGCGAGTCTGGACCAGGGTCTGCCCTACCCCTATCCCTATCTGGGTTACGGCTGGCTGGTGATCTTTAGTTGGCACCCCCAGGTGAGCGAACAAAATAGCCTCTGGTTTCTCAAATTGCCACTCGATGAGCAGGGCATTGTCTCCGCCGCCGCGCATGGCGAACTGGTCAACCGCCTGTATCGCTCGTTGCAAACCGATGACGCGCAAGAACGACAACGCCTGCTCACGGACCATCTGTTTCACTTTAAACCCGATACCGACAAGATGGCCGCCCTGCACGCGACGGCCACCGCCCTATTGGGTCTGCCCGCCAGTCAATATCTGCCCACGGCGGAGGAATTTTTGCTCTCAAACAAGGGCTCAATCGACTGGCAGTCGATTGGCTTGCAGGGCATCGCTGACTTTGTCGTCCGAGCGAGCGAGGCAGACCTGGGCCAGCTGGCCGGTCGGCTAACGCCATTGGCTGAGGCACCCTTTATCGCCTTGACCGGACAATTGGAGCATCGCAACCTGAGCACATCCCTGGTGTCGGCGCTGATAGCCAAGGCCCAATTGGACCCAAATCAGATCGCCATCGAAAATGCCTGTCTCAGGGCCTGCTCTCAGTCGACCGACGCCCAGCTTTGTCAGGCGCTGATCGACCGTCGGTTGTCCGCTCCGGACGTGAGTCTGGAGTTTCTCTTGATCGTGCTGAGTCGCTACAGCACCCTGCTACAGGACACTGACCGAGCGTTGTTAATCATGGATCAACTGGCCCAGCTGGCCGATGCCGACGGTTTTCACCGCCTGGTCACCCACCTGGTGATGCAACCGGGTCTGGCGCAGTTGATGCGTACCCTACTCGGCCACCCGCGCCTGACCCCAGCCTTGGCTAATGCGATCGCCCTGCTGTTGCAGACCCAGCGGAGTCGCCATGTCCAACACTGA
- a CDS encoding YchJ family protein, with protein sequence MSNTEACPCGLEASYLSCCGRFIDLGAPPQSAELLMRSRYSAFVRANRAYLLKSWHPDTRPDLDQAELDRGEWLKLEILTVKPGLKKSIVEFKAYYLEAGMQRCLHETSLFKKVKQRWHYVEALAE encoded by the coding sequence ATGTCCAACACTGAGGCCTGTCCCTGCGGCCTGGAGGCGAGCTATCTCAGTTGTTGCGGTCGCTTTATTGACCTGGGCGCACCCCCTCAGAGCGCCGAACTGCTGATGCGCAGCCGATACAGTGCCTTTGTCCGCGCCAATCGGGCCTATCTGTTAAAGAGTTGGCACCCCGATACTCGCCCGGACCTAGACCAGGCCGAACTGGACCGAGGTGAGTGGCTCAAATTAGAAATTTTGACCGTCAAACCCGGACTGAAAAAATCGATTGTTGAGTTTAAGGCCTACTATCTCGAGGCGGGGATGCAACGCTGTTTGCATGAAACCTCCTTGTTCAAAAAGGTTAAGCAGCGCTGGCATTATGTTGAGGCATTGGCCGAGTAA
- a CDS encoding SDR family NAD(P)-dependent oxidoreductase codes for MAKVCILIGGSRGLGKSLLALYQQQGFTVLELSRSGSGDEHLELDMSRREAAIDTVDRMLADLARERWDEVQLIINAATIGPIGPLALSEPKQWWQHLDVNFTVPISILGRYQYHFGAYPARKVAAFVSSGAAHSAIDGWGLYCASKAGVNHFLRVMAAEQSLQPLPIECAILDPGVMATQMQATLREASVAQFSQVQSFIQLHQNGQLAAPETVAQNIYRRLAEPVSHTEVLDVSGY; via the coding sequence ATGGCAAAGGTTTGTATTTTAATTGGCGGGTCACGCGGCCTGGGTAAATCCCTGTTAGCGCTTTATCAGCAGCAGGGTTTTACCGTGCTGGAATTGTCTCGTTCCGGCAGCGGAGACGAACACCTTGAGCTCGATATGTCACGCCGTGAAGCGGCTATCGATACCGTCGATCGGATGCTGGCCGACCTGGCGCGCGAGCGCTGGGATGAGGTTCAGCTGATCATTAATGCCGCGACGATCGGCCCCATTGGTCCCCTAGCCTTAAGTGAGCCCAAACAGTGGTGGCAACATCTGGATGTCAATTTCACCGTGCCGATCTCGATCCTTGGCCGTTACCAATATCATTTTGGGGCCTACCCGGCTCGAAAAGTGGCTGCCTTTGTTTCTTCTGGGGCGGCGCACAGCGCCATCGACGGTTGGGGCCTGTACTGCGCCAGTAAGGCCGGGGTGAATCATTTCTTACGGGTTATGGCCGCGGAGCAGAGTTTGCAGCCTCTGCCGATCGAGTGCGCAATATTGGACCCGGGTGTTATGGCGACGCAGATGCAAGCCACCTTGCGCGAAGCCAGTGTGGCGCAATTCAGTCAGGTACAGAGTTTTATCCAATTGCACCAGAATGGCCAGTTAGCGGCGCCTGAAACCGTGGCGCAGAATATCTATCGGCGTTTGGCTGAACCGGTGAGCCATACCGAGGTACTCGATGTGTCTGGCTACTAG
- a CDS encoding cytochrome c3 family protein, whose product MSLLISSWRVLARPASHYSLGFLTLGGFVAGIIFWGGFNTALEAANTEAFCISCHEMRTNVYVELQETIHFSNRSGVRATCSDCHVPHEWTYKIARKIQASKEVWGKVFGTINTREKFEAKRRELAEHEWARFKANDSLECRNCHEFAAMDFTRQSERASNQHSTALASGDKTCIDCHKGIAHHLPDMSGVPGWE is encoded by the coding sequence ATGTCTCTATTAATTTCCAGCTGGCGGGTTTTGGCACGGCCAGCCAGCCATTATTCCTTGGGCTTTTTAACCCTGGGCGGTTTTGTCGCCGGGATTATCTTCTGGGGTGGTTTTAATACCGCACTCGAAGCGGCCAATACCGAAGCATTCTGCATCAGCTGTCATGAGATGCGCACCAATGTCTATGTTGAATTACAAGAAACCATCCACTTCTCAAACCGTTCCGGCGTCCGCGCGACTTGTTCCGATTGCCATGTGCCGCACGAATGGACCTACAAGATCGCGCGTAAGATCCAGGCCTCTAAAGAAGTCTGGGGTAAGGTCTTTGGTACTATTAACACGCGGGAGAAGTTTGAGGCCAAGCGCCGTGAGTTGGCCGAGCATGAATGGGCGCGCTTTAAAGCCAACGACTCATTGGAATGCCGCAACTGTCACGAGTTCGCTGCGATGGACTTTACCCGCCAAAGCGAACGTGCCTCGAACCAACACAGCACAGCCTTGGCCAGCGGCGATAAGACCTGTATCGACTGCCACAAGGGCATTGCCCATCACCTGCCCGATATGAGCGGCGTCCCCGGTTGGGAGTAG
- a CDS encoding nitrate reductase cytochrome c-type subunit, translated as MKKRFALCSLLVLLSLAQADNQVATLRGSAELLDTAQPPAMADEINNDQRRVRDYPMAAPTIPHKIAGYQIDLKVNKCLSCHNRLRVADSQAPMISVTHFMNRDGNFLADVSPNRYFCTQCHASQQSVKLLIENDFISMDELFLKAGASH; from the coding sequence ATGAAAAAACGATTCGCCCTCTGTAGTCTGCTGGTCCTATTGAGTCTTGCCCAGGCTGATAATCAGGTCGCCACCCTGCGCGGCTCAGCGGAGCTACTCGACACTGCGCAGCCGCCGGCCATGGCCGACGAAATAAATAACGACCAGCGTCGGGTGCGGGATTATCCGATGGCGGCACCGACCATACCGCATAAGATCGCCGGTTATCAGATCGATTTAAAGGTGAATAAATGCCTGTCCTGTCATAACCGTTTGCGCGTCGCCGACTCGCAGGCACCGATGATATCGGTGACTCACTTTATGAATCGAGATGGTAATTTTCTCGCCGATGTATCGCCCAATCGCTATTTTTGTACCCAATGCCATGCCTCACAACAGTCGGTCAAGCTGCTTATTGAAAACGACTTTATCAGCATGGATGAACTGTTTCTCAAAGCCGGCGCCAGCCATTAA